In the Mastacembelus armatus chromosome 17, fMasArm1.2, whole genome shotgun sequence genome, one interval contains:
- the LOC113134147 gene encoding cyclic AMP-responsive element-binding protein 3-like protein 3-B, whose translation MTLTTEKEHGGMDLIDLLLSNKDETTSCHSNQPWTLTMHDTLSPEGMAADEFLDALLVGSDSSSAPASPLWSPCTTDCSEEPPTDPTHSIYPACCITFPTFDTQVFPQHSQLESKPPTDEKPMDVSIYTGWESSDLQEQFGITYYLSANQSAPLSSNQTLTVRDLLLSNLGQNSQRITQHSLQELILNEDEKRLLTKEGINLPSKLPLSKFEERVLKKIRRKIRNKRSAQESRKKKREYVDSLEGRMSACTAQNLELQRKVQQLEETNKALLEQLSWVQAFLPKSSRKTYKGTYILVLLLSFSLIISSNLLPDPYSLSSQEVYTETKVLSRSLQSTDEMEDVPPPPLPFLSMSRGFGALWSLTKKLWPWTDLPTAHIPSLHDRDQRHQDDH comes from the exons ATGACACTAACTACAGAGAAG gAACATGGTGGGATGGACCTAATCGACCTCCTGCTCAGCAACAAAGACGAAACCACCAGTTGCCACAGCAACCAGCCGTGGACTCTCACGATGCATGAT ACCCTGAGCCCTGAGGGAATGGCTGCTGATGAATTCCTAGATGCCCTGCTGGTTGGGAGTGACTCGTCCTCTGCTCCAGCGTCCCCCTTGTGGTCACCGTGCACCACTGACTGTAGCGAGGAGCCCCCAACAGATCCCACACACAGCATTTACCCAGCATGCTGCATAACTTTTCCAACCTTCGACACACAGGTTTTCCCCCAGCATTCACAACTGGAGAGTAAACCACCAACAGATGAAAAACCAATGGATGTTTCCATTTATACAG GATGGGAGTCCAGTGACCTGCAGGAGCAGTTTGGAATTACATACTACCTCTCTGCAAACCAAAGCGCCCCGCTGTCATCCAATCAGACACTCACAGTGAGGGACCTACTGCTGTCAAACCTGGGACAAAAC TCACAACGAATCACCCAGCATTCCCTGCAGGAGCTTATACTTAATGAGGATGAGAAGAGGCTTCTGACTAAAGAAGGGATAAACTTGCCCAGTAAACTGCCCCTGTCCAAG TTTGAAGAGAGGGTTTTGAAGAAGATCCGGCGGAAAATCCGCAACAAGCGCTCGGCTCAGGAAAGTcggaagaagaagagggaatATGTTGATAGTCTGGAGGGAAG GATGTCTGCTTGTACCGCTCAAAACCTCGAGCTCCAGAGGAAGGTCCAGCAGTTGGAAGAAACCAACAA GGCTCTGTTGGAGCAGCTAAGCTGGGTACAGGCTTTCCTTCCCAAAAGCTCCAGAAAAACATACAAGGGGACCTACATCCTG GTTttgctcctctccttctctctgatcATTTCCTCAAATCTTCTGCCAGACCCATACAGCCTGAGCAGCCAGGAAGTGTACACAGAGACCAAAG TGTTGTCCCGTTCCCTGCAGTCGACGGATGAAATGGAAGACgttccccctcctcctcttcctttcctctctaTGTCCAGAGGCTTCGGGGCCCTGTGGAGCCTGACAAAAAAGCTCTGGCCCTGGACAGATCTCCCCACAGCTCACATCCCATCTCTTCATGACCGGGATCAAAGGCACCAGGATGATCACTGA
- the LOC113134643 gene encoding relaxin-3 receptor 1-like codes for MQNDSSAPGRPSTLSVCGGEEDEREMFKLVSPSGAASNPAAFNLSLNCWLHILSEESSLDLHGDGANLAVRVLIALVYLVVCALGLVGNLLALFLLHSRHRGHHHSSIDCFVMSLALTDLQFVLTLPFWAVDTVLDFRWPFGRVMCKIVSSVTTLNMYASVFFLTAMSVTRYRSLVTSLKMDSLQTATARAKWVSLSIWVVSLVATLPHALYSTTVQVSADDELCLVRFSDSDSGHWDPQVLLGLYQTQKVLMGFVVPLIVISMCYLLLLRFILSRRVVGSVVSGGTTEGSEYERGRHRRRSKVTRSVTIVVLSFFICWLPNQALTLWGVLIKFDLVPFSKAFYNAQAYAFPLTVCLAHANSCLNPVLYCLIRKEYRAGLKELLLRVSRSLQNIFTRAMRGRRVEEAPSSLVMMQKDMNM; via the exons ATGCAGAACGACAGCAGCGCCCCTGGGCGCCCGAGCACCCTGAGTGTGTGCGGAGGAGAAGAGGATGAGCGCGAAATGTTCAAACTGGTGAGCCCGTCAGGAGCAGCCTCCAACCCGGCAGCTTTTAACCTTTCACTGAACTGTTGGCTTCACATCCTTTCCGAGGAGTCCTCACTGGACCTGCATGGAGACGGCGCGAACCTGGCA GTACGAGTACTCATTGCCCTGGTGTACCTGGTGGTGTGTGCCCTGGGGCTTGTGGGTAACCTCCTTGCACTTTTCCTGCTCCACTCTCGGCACCGGGGCCATCACCACTCTTCAATCGACTGCTTCGTGATGAGCCTGGCTCTGACAGATCTCCAGTTCGTCCTGACCTTGCCATTCTGGGCTGTGGACACGGTGCTGGACTTCCGCTGGCCCTTCGGCCGGGTCATGTGTAAGATTGTGAGCTCGGTCACCACCCTCAACATGTACGCCAGCGTCTTCTTCCTCACTGCCATGAGCGTGACCCGCTACCGCTCCCTGGTAACCTCCCTGAAGATGGACAGCCTTCAGACTGCCACTGCTCGAGCCAAGTGGGTCAGTTTATCCATCTGGGTGGTGTCACTGGTGGCTACGCTGCCGCATGCTTTGTACTCCACCACAGTCCAG GTGTCTGCTGATGACGAGCTCTGCTTAGTGCGCTTTTCTGACTCGGACTCCGGCCACTGGGACCCCCAAGTCCTGCTTGGACTTTATCAAACACAGAAAGTCCTCATGGGATTTGTAGTCCCCTTGATTGTCATTTCTATGTGCTACCTCCTACTCCTGAGGTTCATCCTGAGCCGGCGCGTCGTAGGCAGCGTGGTCAGTGGGGGCACCACAGAGGGGTCAGAGTATGAGAGGGGGCGCCACCGCCGTCGATCCAAAGTCACCCGCTCCGTCACCATCGTagttctgtcttttttcatcTGCTGGTTGCCCAACCAAGCTCTCACCCTGTGGGGGGTGCTGATCAAATTTGACCTGGTGCCCTTTAGTAAAGCCTTCTACAACGCCCAGGCCTATGCCTTCCCTCTGACTGTGTGTCTAGCTCATGCAAACAGCTGTCTGAACCCTGTGCTCTACTGCCTGATCCGAAAAGAGTACAGAGCTGGACTGAAGGAGCTTCTGCTAAGAGTGTCTCGCTCcctgcaaaacattttcactcGGGCTATGAGAGGGAGAAGGGTGGAGGAAGCACCATCCAGTCTGGTTATGATGCAGAAAGACATGAACATGTGA